The following proteins come from a genomic window of Lachnoclostridium phytofermentans ISDg:
- a CDS encoding SpoIID/LytB domain-containing protein, with product MTIEKYRRRSLLHIKLSYIGFFLIIFISILPSGQVSAQNLLNNQVLSTVPLVTNKKDMTDIRVGLHEKYEGNSSIKIQTTEIALGYCIKDKYLSEVSFQSRNGFIFQPAKGNYYVLSKSFSTYEEAKQVADKIAMLGVPTVPTAIYRNHYRVYVGGDMSSSSFSEMYQKIKGKLGYTYLGPVKNNKHRVLMSGDGVQLLIDGGIENAYPQIKAISKNSKNVSLIDLGERSYRGRLEIGCYGKTSLTAVNIINIESYLLGVVPCEMVSSWPIESLKTQAVCARSYALTKTDYTADSNAKKAYSIEDTQTNQVYRGYGYETKQATAAVAATQGEVVKYQGKMITSYYSSTSGGRTEASEDVWGSKLPYLRSVVDTYEKIPEKGPWIKEFTKSDIQTILERNDKSVGNIKKVSPSILTASSRVYSLKVTGTQGSTLISTNSLRSMFSLPSTKFKIINYQDQPDVVTVKGSQSSKTISLKNSYVISANSQVSSLNNVKEQYIVKSADNLTNFLKNAPNNSNTYYFAGMGFGHGVGMSQSGARGMASEGFRYTEIIAFYYNGCVVGQY from the coding sequence ATGACAATTGAAAAATACAGAAGACGAAGCCTTTTGCATATTAAATTATCATATATTGGCTTTTTCTTAATCATATTTATTTCAATCCTTCCAAGTGGACAAGTATCTGCACAAAATTTATTGAATAATCAAGTTCTTTCAACGGTACCGCTTGTAACAAATAAAAAAGATATGACAGATATTCGAGTTGGACTTCATGAAAAGTATGAGGGTAATTCTTCAATAAAGATTCAAACTACGGAGATAGCACTTGGATATTGTATTAAAGATAAATATCTTTCAGAAGTTAGCTTTCAATCAAGAAATGGTTTTATTTTTCAACCTGCGAAAGGAAACTATTACGTTTTATCTAAATCCTTTTCTACTTATGAGGAAGCAAAACAAGTTGCAGACAAGATTGCAATGCTAGGGGTGCCGACCGTGCCAACAGCAATTTATCGGAACCATTACCGTGTCTATGTTGGTGGTGATATGAGCAGTTCGAGTTTTTCTGAAATGTATCAGAAAATAAAAGGGAAGCTTGGGTATACTTACTTAGGTCCAGTAAAAAATAATAAACATCGAGTACTGATGTCTGGAGATGGTGTACAACTCCTAATTGATGGAGGAATTGAAAATGCCTATCCTCAGATAAAAGCAATTTCTAAAAACAGTAAAAATGTTTCTTTGATAGATTTGGGTGAACGCTCGTATCGAGGGAGATTAGAGATTGGCTGTTATGGAAAGACTTCATTAACCGCAGTTAACATAATTAATATTGAATCTTATCTTCTTGGTGTTGTACCCTGTGAGATGGTTAGTAGCTGGCCAATAGAAAGTTTAAAGACCCAAGCTGTTTGCGCAAGAAGTTATGCTTTAACAAAAACGGATTATACAGCTGATTCTAATGCGAAAAAGGCCTATTCTATAGAAGATACGCAGACTAACCAGGTTTACAGGGGATATGGATATGAGACAAAACAGGCTACGGCAGCAGTTGCAGCAACCCAAGGAGAAGTAGTAAAATACCAAGGAAAAATGATAACTTCCTATTACTCCTCCACAAGTGGGGGAAGAACTGAAGCCTCTGAAGATGTGTGGGGTAGTAAGCTACCTTATCTACGAAGCGTTGTAGATACGTATGAAAAAATTCCAGAAAAAGGCCCTTGGATTAAAGAATTTACAAAGTCGGATATTCAAACTATTCTTGAGAGAAATGATAAGAGTGTAGGGAATATAAAAAAAGTATCGCCGAGTATTTTAACAGCTTCTAGTCGGGTATATTCCTTAAAAGTTACTGGTACACAAGGTAGTACTTTGATTAGCACCAATAGTCTTCGTAGTATGTTTTCGCTCCCAAGCACCAAGTTTAAAATTATTAATTATCAGGATCAACCTGACGTTGTTACGGTTAAAGGAAGCCAAAGCAGTAAAACAATATCATTAAAAAACAGCTATGTAATCAGTGCTAATAGTCAAGTTAGCTCATTAAATAATGTAAAAGAACAGTATATCGTAAAAAGCGCGGATAACTTAACGAATTTCTTAAAGAACGCTCCTAATAATTCGAACACTTATTACTTCGCTGGTATGGGCTTTGGTCATGGAGTTGGAATGAGTCAGTCTGGTGCAAGGGGAATGGCGTCAGAAGGTTTTCGATATACAGAAATCATTGCTTTTTATTATAATGGATGTGTGGTAGGGCAATATTAA